CTTGGCGAGCTGCTTGATAGTGGCTGTCAGGACGTCGATGCCCTTCACAATGTCGTCGGCGTCGGCCTCTTCTTCCGGATTGTGGCTGATGCCGCTCCGGCAGGGAATGAATATCATCCCGGTGGGGGCTATGGCGGCCATGTTCATAGCGTCGTGGCCGGCGCCGCTGTTCATCAGCCGGTAAGGCATGGTGAGCTGACGGCAGACGGTTTCGATCGTCTGGATGATGTCTGCGTTCATGGGGACCGGTTTGTCGGCGGTCACCACTTCGATCGCCACCGGCGTTTCCTGGCCGTCGGCGATAGTGCTGACAGCGTCTTTGATGTCCTGGATGGTTTCGATTATGCTGTCGTGGTCCACGCCGCGAATGTCGACGCCCATCTCCACCCGCCCGGGGATGACGTTCATTACATTAGGGTGGTTGCGGATTACGCCTACCGTCCCGACTGTGCCGCGATGGTGCTGCTCAAGGGCGATTTCCTGCACTGCGAGGATTATCATTGCCGCGCTCACGAGGGCGTCCTGACGGTCGCCCATCGGCGTCGTTCCCGAGTGTCCGGCCACTCCGTCGACAACGATCTTGAGGCGGGTGGGGGCTGCGATTGCCTCGACGATGCCGATCGTATCATTTGTCCTCTCGAGGACCGGTCCTTGTTCGATATGCAGCTCAATGAAGGCCTTTAACTCGTCCCGGCTACGGCCGGCGGCCCGGGCATTGGCCAGGTCGAGGCCATGGC
The sequence above is a segment of the Sporomusaceae bacterium genome. Coding sequences within it:
- a CDS encoding Zn-dependent hydrolase — encoded protein: MDREWVMATIAELAGFSTGGPGITRLAFSDEDRRAGEYIQELMRQSGLTVHRDAFGNIIGRLEGAVAGAPAVATGSHLDTVPEGGRFDGVLGVVGGLAAIRRLAGQGPLAHPLELIVFMAEESSRFGFATMGSKAMTGSVNPSWSKAKDQAGESFPDAIGRHGLDLANARAAGRSRDELKAFIELHIEQGPVLERTNDTIGIVEAIAAPTRLKIVVDGVAGHSGTTPMGDRQDALVSAAMIILAVQEIALEQHHRGTVGTVGVIRNHPNVMNVIPGRVEMGVDIRGVDHDSIIETIQDIKDAVSTIADGQETPVAIEVVTADKPVPMNADIIQTIETVCRQLTMPYRLMNSGAGHDAMNMAAIAPTGMIFIPCRSGISHNPEEEADADDIVKGIDVLTATIKQLAK